A window of Streptomyces sp. NBC_00878 genomic DNA:
GAGCGGTACGGCGCAGCCTTCGAGCAGTACGCCGAGAAGACCGCCAAGCTGGTGCCGTTCGTCTACTGAGCGCGTCATGGGAGGAAGAAACACATGAGTGGGACAAGCAGCGAAGGACGATTCAAGGCCGCGCAGGACCGGACCAGCCCTGGGGACCTGCTCGCGGACGTGCTCGCCCAAGGGATGCTCACCCTCGCGCGGGGCCGTGACTTCCTCGACCGCTGTCTCACCGAGGAGCAGAGCGCCGACGACTTCGGCTTCGATCCCGAACTCACCGACGAGTTGCTGCTCGCACCGTTCCGGCCCCTCTACGAGAAGTACTTCCGCGTCGAAGTGGAAGGCCTGGAGAACGTGCCGAGCGACGGCGGCGCCCTGGTGGTGGCGAACCACTCGGGCACACTTCCGCTGGACGCGCTGATGCTGCAGGTCGCGCTGCGCGACCATCACCCCGCACATCGCGCGCTGCGGTTGCTCGCGGCCGACCTGGTCTTCGAACTGCCGGTGCTGCGCGTACTGGCCCGCAAGGCGGGCCACACCGCCGCATGCATGGACAACGCGCTGCGGCTGCTGGAACGCGGTGAACTGGTCGGTGTGATGCCGGAGGGCTACAAGGGGCTCGGCAAGCCGTTCGCCGAGCGGTACCGGCTGCGGCGCTTCGGCCGGGGCGGCTTCGCGTCCGTGGCCCTGCTCACCGGGAGACCCATCGTGCCGTGCTCCATCGTGGGCGCCGAGGAGATCTACCCGATGGTCGCGGACGCCCAGCCCCTGGCCAAGCTCCTCGGTCTGCCGTACTTCCCGGTCACGCCGACGTTTCCCCTGCTCGGCCCGCTCGGCGCGATCCCGCTGCCGACCAAGTGGACGATCCGGTTCGGTGAGCCGGTGCCGACCGCTCACTACTCACCGGAGGCGCTGGACGATCCGATGTTCGTGCACAAGATCTCGGACGAGGTGCGGGACACCATTCAGGACACGCTCGACGAAATGGTGGGCGAGCGGGGTTCGGTGTTCGGGTAGACCCGTGGCGCACGAGTAGATCCGCGTCGCACGAGCGGATCCGCGTTGCAAGAGGGCATGGTTCACCATGCCCTCTTCGCGCATCTGTCGGGACGGAGGTCAGCCCGCGGCGTCCCGTTCCCAGCGGTAGAAGCATCGCGCCATGGCGTCCTGGGGGCTGCGCCAGGTCTCCGGGTCGTAGGCGGAGACGTACGGGGCGAGCCGCTGACTGACCCCGCGGAACTCCGGGTGGCCCGCCATCCGGGCGATGGCGGGAGCGGGGTCGCGTTCGCTCTCGATGAGGTGCAGGTACACGTCGCCGAACTCGAAGAGGCTGCGCCGGGTGACCCCCACGAGGTGGGGCAGCTCGCCGCTGTCGGACTCGGAGAACACCTGCGCGATGTCCGGTGCGGCGCCGGGCGCCATTCGGGCGACGATCAGAGTGTGGTGCATAGGGATGTCTCCTTCGCCGGTCGGGTCGATCAGGTCGGTCGGGTTGGTCGGGCGGATCGGGCGGATCGGTCGGCGTCGGTTCAGTCCGTGAGTACCGCGGCCGTGTGCCGCTCGCCGGCCGCCTCCTCGATCCGGTCCCGGATGAGCGCCAGCTGCGTACGGGAGTTGCGGTTGATCATCGCCGTCATCCCCGCGTCGTTGACGGGTGCGTCCGGCTTCATCGCGAAGTCCTGGACCCAGCGCATCCGGGTGCCCTTCGGGGTCTCGGCGTACGCCCAGTTGATGTTCATGTACTGGAAGGGGCCGGTCTCCACAC
This region includes:
- a CDS encoding lysophospholipid acyltransferase family protein — translated: MLTLARGRDFLDRCLTEEQSADDFGFDPELTDELLLAPFRPLYEKYFRVEVEGLENVPSDGGALVVANHSGTLPLDALMLQVALRDHHPAHRALRLLAADLVFELPVLRVLARKAGHTAACMDNALRLLERGELVGVMPEGYKGLGKPFAERYRLRRFGRGGFASVALLTGRPIVPCSIVGAEEIYPMVADAQPLAKLLGLPYFPVTPTFPLLGPLGAIPLPTKWTIRFGEPVPTAHYSPEALDDPMFVHKISDEVRDTIQDTLDEMVGERGSVFG
- a CDS encoding TcmI family type II polyketide cyclase gives rise to the protein MHHTLIVARMAPGAAPDIAQVFSESDSGELPHLVGVTRRSLFEFGDVYLHLIESERDPAPAIARMAGHPEFRGVSQRLAPYVSAYDPETWRSPQDAMARCFYRWERDAAG